The Panicum hallii strain FIL2 chromosome 5, PHallii_v3.1, whole genome shotgun sequence genome contains the following window.
GTTTGAGTTTAATCTGCCACTCCTCTTCTCCTGCTATTGTTCAGAGTCGGCAAGGGAATTCTGTGCCTGGTGATCCTTCTCCGGTTTAGGAGGAGGTTAGTTCTGTGTGCTTGTTGCTGTCTTGCTGAGTCGGGGTGGTCGATTGATTGACACAAATGCTAGCGTCTGGGAGAAGGCTGCTCCTCGTGTGCACAAGCTTTGTGATTCTTTTGCTTCTTGCGCCGTCCAATGGCGCCTCAAATTCCACGGAGACTCTCAATCAGAGCCACAACAAGACTGGGAGTCCTTTGGAGGTAATCAAAAGTTATTTTATTGAATCCATTTTGAGATCTTTTAGTTACACTGTAGGATGTTGTTAGTTCTGAATTATACTTAGTCTTTGTTGATTTATATGTTCTATGGTTTTTAGTATAAGCAGTGTTACACTACTGATTGCAAAAACTTACTTTTTCAGATGACACCCAGAGTATCATTTCAGCTCAAGCTACACGCATTGTTCCATTGGTCTTCGTTCGGTTTCTTGATGCCATTAGGGATAATACTAGTTAGAATGTCAAGCAAATCACAAAACGGCGGATGCATCCGACTCGTCTTCTATTGTCATGTGATTTCGCAGGTCTGCTTGCATCTTCTGCTTGAGACAACATTTCCTTATTACAAATGCTTCTGCTATAGTGTTCCTCGTGTGCTCAACTGGGTTTGCAGGTTGCAGCTGTCCTTCTTGCAACAGGTGGCGCGGTACTGTCGTTGATGAACTTTGAAAACGCATTCAGTAACAGTCACCAAAGAGTAGGATTGGCACTGTATGGAGTCATGTGGCTCCAGCCAATTATCGGTTTCTTCAGGCCAGAAAGGTTGAGATACAACTTTCCATATGCATGACAGCAACTTTTCCATATTTCCTACAAAAGAACCTAAGCCATATCCTGTCTCATTTCTACAGAGGTGTTAAGGTGAGGAGTCTATGGTACTTCTTCCATTGGTTCCTCGGAATCGCAATCTGCGCCACGGGCATCGTGAATGTTTACATTGGCCTTCGTACCTACCATGAGAGAACCGCCAAGAGCGTGAGGCTCTGGACTGGCCTCCTCACCGTTGAGGTCATCTTCCTGGGTTTCTTCTACCTCATGATAGACAGGTGGAGCTACATGATGAAGCAAGGCCACGCCTCCGTTGAGCAGCTAAGGCCTACCGATAATCGAAGAACCTATCCGACCACCCTTCGGAAAGAGTTAGCTATCGTGCAAGAGTGAGATCTCCAAATGGAAAGGCAATATTGGAAGGCGAGGTGCTGTACAGTTTGCTGAAGAAGATAGTAATGTTGCTAATGGTTTGGTAACTTGTTTGCTTTGAGAGGTGTGACGTTCTTTAGAACATGTGAGAGTGTGCATTCCAGAATATTGTACAGCTTTTACAGTTGAGTTGAGAATGCAGAGGACTGAAGCCTCTGGTGTTGAATCTTGCACATCGACCTCTGGGTTCCCATTAGAGCAACCATTTGGAAAGTTGATCGGTTGGCAGACAGCTGTATCATTATACTAGCATGTCTTTTGGGGCCAAATGTTCAGAACTGTGCTTAGTGTCCATGTTCACAGGTTTGTCACAAATTAGCACTTTAGGATATGCAGCATTTCAAGGGCTAAAGACAGGAAGAGATCGCCTTATAAATTTGTAACACGTGACCTTTTTTTATGCATGTTACACCTCTATTATTATTACTGTCTGCATTCAGTACTCTGCATTTCTTCCTCGTTGTGTACATATCGATCCATAGATGTTTCTTATGCTAAATCTATGCCACATCAAGTGCTTACAATCTTCCACACAAAACCTACTTACCCCACATACAAATTGCTTCTATGTATAAATATATATACATTTCTAATGTAGAGCAAAAACATCTTTCTATATGACAGTCTGGAGATGATAAGTTAAAGAACCTGCCTGCACCTTCATGTTCAAGGCAAGAGCTGGATATAACCAGTTAGGACTGCAATGGCTAGAATGGCAAAAGGTGGGACGAGTACAAACGCCCCAACGGTCGCAAAGAACACTGAGTCGTTCCGTCCACTGACCTGGGTAAGCATGGCCTGCCTCTTGATGTTCCTCCTCTGCGACACCGTCAGGGAGTTGAGTCTCTTCAGGCCTTCCTTCAGCTTCTTGCCCAATGGGAGGGTGAACTCGTCATCGCCAACCTTACCATTGGCCAGCGCCAACAGTTGCTCGCGGATAGTAGAGCGCTGACGGGGTTCTGGGAGTGTACCATTCTCTAGGCCTGATGAACCCTTTCTTAGTTGCCGTACAAGTCATTTGGATCAGGCATGAGAACGAAATTTTGTAACTGTGTGTAAACATAGACTTACCAGCGGTGCCATCAGGTGTAGTGGACGTCAGTTGTTCCAGGAGGTCCAACTGTGTACGGGCCGAAGAAACTTCAGAACACAACATGGTAACATTAGCCACTTCATTTAGTAAATCAAAATGGCGATATTCATATTTCATACTTGAAACATCTGACACTAGTAAGTAGCAGCAGCAATCACACTTCAAACATCTAACATTCTGATACTTAGCAATGGGTGTTTCTGTGTTTCGTCTGAAATTTGTTTTAACGGGCAAGTTAATGGATTCGCATTCTTTTTTCGTAAAAGAACATAATTAGCATAAATGCGTAATCTCATACCAAACGTTGTCTTGGACTTACATTTATTTCTCTAATACTCGTACGCTTGAAGCAAACATAACAAAAAAAATCCTACAACTGAAAATAATTTTCTAGAGCTCCTACAATTGCAAGCATTATACATGTTATTCCATCTCAATATCGCTTATCACCACCTTGTTCAACAAATTACTGAATTTGATATGAACAAACAACTGTAGCCTGTGGGTGCACAATTTCAATTGCTCCCTCTAATGGGAACATAATTGTTACTGGAGCAGCCGTGTGGTCATGTTCGGTACCCCGGTGCATATCAAGCAAGGAAGCACTTCAACCAAACCTAATTAATACTTCTTTTTAGTGCAGAGCATGCTAGTCACGGATGGCTCCAATCAAAGTGACAAGCCGAGGAGCAGGCGGTGAGGTACCTGCGACGCTGGGCTCCTGGGTGGCGCCTTCCTGCCGTGCGGTCGCCCTGCAGCAGCCGAGCGACCGCTGCGCGGGGGCGACGGAGCCCCTGACAGGAACCCTGCCGTTCCtcacgcccgccgccgccaccgcgtcCAAGGCCTGGAGCCTCGTGGCGGAGGAAGGGGAGAAGCTGCACGCCATGGACGGATGGATCGATCGACGCGCGCAGGCGCAGGTTGCCAACGAAGGTAGAGAGGAAGGGGCCGAACGCCGAAGGGAGCATATCAGCAGAACGAGTATTCGCTTCGTCGAGGGCTATTTCAAATCAAATTCCCAATTTTTTTGCGTCGCCGGTGGTGCCGCCCGTCTCCACCACAGAATGGCgtggccggccggcgagggGTTCCGGGACTGGGAGAGCGAAGCGTTGCCAGGTGCCACACGGCCGCGGCGCACCACATGTTGTTCCAGCTTCGTTTGGATCTAGCGATGGGCCGGCCCACGATATTTTTCTCTGGAACGAACACGAGCCTGCTGCTGCTCTCTCTTGATTCGGGGGCTCCCATGTATATTCCGACGATAAAATCCGGTTTACACCTTAAATTATTTTAAAAGTTTATTTTCAATCTTTAACTATAAAATTGGATAATAGGTTATATAACTGTCAAAATCGTGCAAACTTAACATTTGAATAGTTTCAAATATAATTTtgtatttttaaaaaatatttaaaaaatTCTAATTAAATCTAAAAAATTAAAACTAATCCATTTTAAATCagcaaaaatataaaactactaTCAATTTTTTCAAAACATGTAACATATCTATTATTTCTCTATTTAAAACTTATTTATTTAACAATAACGGGCATAACTACAAGCAACCAAATAGTATGAACGTGAAAAAATTGCATTTGAATAACTAATAAGTAGAGTGTTAGATAGGCTACATTTTTAGAATTACTTAtaaattttttagtttaaaattatatattttACATTTTCACAAAATGAAAAACCATCTTTGAAACCACCTAGAGGACCAAATTTGCACGATTTTGATAGTTGGATGGCCTATATTGCTTGGTTTTGTAGTTGATCGTTGAAAATCGGACTTTTATGATAATTCAAGGGTGTAAACTGGACTTTTTTCTATTCCGGGGAAGCTATCTAATAGCATCTCCAAGAGACTCTttatatctttataaatagatATTTGGTAAACAAATTACCCTCCAACAGACTCTTCAATTGGATATCTAAATATAAATCTTCTCTATTCCGAATTTCTCGCTAGTCAAAGATGGAGAGCGAGAATTGCTCTCTAGACTACGCATAAGATATATAAAAACTATTGAAGAGTACAAAGATATAGAAATAAAATTTCACTCAAATAACTCTCTAAATGGTGATTTAGAGAGTAGATTTTAGAAAAATTCTTGTAGATGCTCTAAGGCTCTGTTTGGTTCCAGGGATTAAGAATAAGTCCCCGTCACATCGGATATTTGACAcaaattagaagtattaaatatatgctaattataaaaatattgcgtaaatggatgctaattcgcgagacgaatctattaagcctaattagtccatgatttgataatgttgtgctacagtaaatatatactaatgatgaattaattagacttaatagattcatcttctGAATTAATAtctatttatgcaattagttttatagttagatCATATTTAGTTTATCTAGTTAGCATACAAACATTCAGTGTAATACGGACTAAGTCACTGGATCCCAGTATCCTCTGTAGGCACGGCCCACCATAGCCCATAATTGTTTTGCGCCGTCGCCCAGCCCAACAATACAAAGCT
Protein-coding sequences here:
- the LOC112891917 gene encoding uncharacterized protein LOC112891917, with amino-acid sequence MACSFSPSSATRLQALDAVAAAGVRNGRVPVRGSVAPAQRSLGCCRATARQEGATQEPSVAVSSARTQLDLLEQLTSTTPDGTAGLENGTLPEPRQRSTIREQLLALANGKVGDDEFTLPLGKKLKEGLKRLNSLTVSQRRNIKRQAMLTQVSGRNDSVFFATVGAFVLVPPFAILAIAVLTGYIQLLP
- the LOC112891916 gene encoding cytochrome b561 domain-containing protein At4g18260-like, with amino-acid sequence MLASGRRLLLVCTSFVILLLLAPSNGASNSTETLNQSHNKTGSPLEMTPRVSFQLKLHALFHWSSFGFLMPLGIILVRMSSKSQNGGCIRLVFYCHVISQVAAVLLATGGAVLSLMNFENAFSNSHQRVGLALYGVMWLQPIIGFFRPERGVKVRSLWYFFHWFLGIAICATGIVNVYIGLRTYHERTAKSVRLWTGLLTVEVIFLGFFYLMIDRWSYMMKQGHASVEQLRPTDNRRTYPTTLRKELAIVQE